TTGTCCGCCGACACCCAGATAACGGACATCAAACTGGAATCGACCGAAGGTTAAATCCAAGGCTGCCAGAAACAGATTTTCAATTTGAAACTGGTATTCCCGACTGTTGATATTGGCAATATCGATGGTTTCGGCAAGTGTTAAATTATCGAGTGAGGGTAATTCGACTCCTTCCAATGCATCACCAGAGGCGGCGATTTCCGCACTGAGTTCCGGACTGATGCCATATTGCACAAGCCAGTCGGGATTTTCAATACTAAGTGCGCGGCCGAATTTGTGCCAGCTTTTATAACCTTTTTTGCATTGCAACCAGTGCATGTAAACATTCGCAGCTGGGTCATCCGGAGGTAGAGGTTCGTGGTTAGGATCGTAGGGATCATAAAACCGACTGCGCGGATCGGGTTCCACATCGAAACGAGGAACGTGCCAGGCAGGATCGTTCGCGTTCTCGGCAAGAATTTCATACGTATCCTGATTCGCCTGATCGAACCAGAATGTCGGAGAGCAACCAGAGTGAACCGCGGTCATCGAAAAAATCAATGCGACCGTGAAATATGGTTTGAGATTGCCACAAAATGGAATCAGTCTTGTGCGCCTCATAGAGGGAAATCCGTTACAGAAATTTAAAAATGCCTGGAGTGGTAAAAAGATAAGAAACGATTTCGTTAAGCTGCTGGTGCACCCTGATAGGGATATGGACTGGAAACATCCTGAAATGTTTTAACTGTTTCACGCTGGGAACGTTGAATCGAAGCCGATTTCAATAACGCCTGCAGAATGCTGGTCAGTTGACGTCTTTGATCGGGGTTCAATGGTCCTAACAGCCGATGCGACACCAACCCGTGATAGGCCTTGACCTGTTCCAGAATGCGGGCACCTTGTTCGGTTACCTGCAAAACGCGTTTGCGTCGATCTTGTTGTGACTGCCTGCGAATGACTAACTGATCGCCCTCCATCCGTTCGATCAATGTGCAAATATTTGATTCGGACTGTCCCAGTCTTCGTGCTAACTCTGATTGAGAACAACCGGTCTCACAAATGTCATCAATCACTTTCAAAGCAGAGTAGCGCACTTCATTGATTTCCAGATTCGCAAAACTGTTATTCAATGCCGCCCTGACCAGATGCGCGGTGCGGATTAATAAATCAATCTGTTCCACACATTCATGGTGATGCAATGACTTCCAGTCTGTCGAACCAGATGGAGCTTCTGAATTGGATTTGCTGTCCTGTTCCATACGCTTCAGCCTCAAACTTGTATAATTCGTTCAAATAATGACACCACGCCTCTTCGAGCACAGAGGTTGCCCTTACTAATATTTCGGACGTGAAGTATTAGTATCTGAAGGAGTTATCGGCATAACCGGAAAAGTTTTACATAAGCAAAATCTTATTTTTAGGTTGCACTTCAGCGAGAAAGCGTGAACAATCAGAGGGACAATCCCTTATCCTTCAAACCCAAAACCCATTCGTGAGAAAGCTTTACATGAAACGGACCGCACTCATTCGTCGTAAAACACAGCACACCCTATTGGCATTATTCCCCCTATTCACCCTGTGCCTCACACTCACCGAAGTCCGTGCAGAATCTAAACCGAATGTGATTGTGATCTACGCCGACGATCTGGGATATGGGGACCTGGCCTGTTTTGGGCATCCCACAATTAAAACGCCTCACCTGGATCAGATGGCGGAGGAGGGGATGAAATTGACTCAATTCTATTCAGCAGCCCCGGTCTGTACTCCCAGCCGAGCCGCTTTGCTCACAGGCCGCTATCCGATTCGTTCCGGAATGTGCAGCGACAAACGCCGGGTGCTGTTTCCCAATTCCGGCGGCGGCATTCCTGCCAGTGAGGTCACTCTGGCGGAAGCGCTCAAGGACGCCGGCTACAAAACGGCCTGTGTCGGAAAGTGGCATCTGGGCCACCTCCCTCAATTTCTGCCTACCAGTAATGGTTTTGATTCCTATTATGGAATTCCTTATTCCAATGACATGGATCGTGTGGCAGAAAAAAAACTGGGGCGCAGCATCTTTCTGGAACCCAAAGTCAAATACTGGGATGTCCCCTTAATGCGCGATACCGAAGTCATCGAACGCCCGGCAGACCAGACCACGATTACGAAACGCTATACTGAAGCAGCCGTCAAATTCATTAAACAGAATCAAAAACAACCCTTCTATCTCTATCTGGCGCACAGCATGCCACACGTTCCGCTCTTTCGTTCGAAAGAGTTTGTGGATAAAAGTCTGCGTGGCCTGTACGGCGATGTGATTGAAGAGATTGACTGGAGTGTCGGACAAATACTGCAGGAACTGAAAACACAGGGGTTGGATCAAAATACGATCGTCTGGTTCTCCAGCGACAATGGCCCTTGGCTGATTTTCAACCAGCAGGGAGGCTCTGCCGGGCTATTGCGTGACGGAAAAGGCAGTACCTGGGAAGGTGGAATGCGTGAACCAACACTGGCCTGGTGGCCTGGTCATATTCCCGCGGGTACCGTATCTCAGGAACTGGGCAGTACAATGGATATCTTTACCACTTCTATCAAACTTGCCGGCGGCAAAGTTCCCGCAGATCGTGTGATTGATGGCGTAGATCTCACCCCCGTTTTAATGGATAGCGGCAAAGGTCCTCGAGAGGAAATGGTCTATTATCGAGGGACAAAACTGATGGCACTCCGCAAAGGCCCCTGGAAAGCACATTTCATTACGAAGCCCGCTTATGGAAGAGAACCTTTTCAAGAACATGATCCTCCAGTGCTGTATCACCTTGAGCATGATCCATCGGAAAAATATGACATTGCCAAAGATCATCCCGATGTGATCAAGGAATTAAAGGCAGCCGCGGAAAAGCATCAAAAAACGGTCAAACCGGTGCCTTCCCAGCTGGAAATTCCGCTCAAGAAATCATCATAAATCACTATACAAGACGGCTCACCAGTAACAGATATAGCGTGGGCCGTCTTTTTCCTCTCCAATTCGAAAGTGGACAGAAGAGATGGATTTGTGGTGATCCAAGTCTGAAAAAAAGTGGTTCCATGCTTCGCAGAAGCGAGGCAATTGTTTTTCATCAAATTCCGGCTGCGGCTCGGGCAGACGCTCGTAGGCATCATGGGCCAATGCCAGAGCCACCAGCAACATGTGCTCGTCATATTCGGGCTGTGACAAGAGAAGTTCCAGCGACTCTGCCGCCTGTTTACAAGGAAGAAACTCCGTTTCGCGCAGACACTGCGTTGCCATTCGTTCTACAAATTTCAATAGATTATTCACGCCCCGCTGATTGAGCAGAAAATCAGCTCTGGATTCTGATTGCAGGGCAAATTGAATTTGCTCGTAGAGTACTTCGTCTGTCTCATTAGGAATCGACATTCTTCCATATCCGTCTGGTGCAACAGACTCAATGGTTTTGATCGCGTTGGCAATTACTTTGTTTCTGGTATTCATAATCGGCGGCTAGACTCATTCAAGAATGGAAACAGTTTCTACAAGTACCGCCATTATACCCCCCGTTTCTTTTTCAACAAAGAGAACAAACACAGTCTCTTTCGTCCAATAAAATAAGGAGCTGACAGAGTTCAACTCCATCAGCTCCTGAATCTATTAATCGTTTTGGAAAGCGTCTTCCTATTTCAGGAAGAAGTCATCTGGTCCCTTATGTGTGTAATAGGGATATTGCACCATGCCCAGGGGCTGATTCTGCTGAGGATAGACTGCCGCAGGAGGGATGTATTTGTATGTCTGGTAATGTTTGGGACGTTGCTTGTGAGTATAGACGTTTTTATGGCCATTATTCCAGCCGGGCGGACAGTAGGCACCACCATGTCGGTTGTGGCCCATTTGCTGAATCGGAGCCTGTTGACCAGCATACTGCTTATGCATGAGCTGCTGGTATTTCACCATTTCAGCCTGCTGCTGCATCATGAATTCCCCGTCGCTCGATTGACCTCGAATGACCTGGCTATTCGAACATCCCACGCATAATGGTAGAATCAAACAAGCGGCCATTTTACATAACAACTGAGGCTTCATTGGCTTCCCTTCCCCCTGAATTTCTGCGTATGAACAAATCATTGATTCTGCTCACAACGTCGAGAACTGATGCAATTAACGCTGACATGGGATTTGAGAGATCCAACCATATTCAGCAGATGACTTATTTCTTTTATCGGTCAGTTGGTCGCAAACAATAGTTAAAATCCCCAAGAAATGGAAAACCGGTGTAATATTCAAAACTGATCGACCTTGCAGAATCG
This window of the Gimesia fumaroli genome carries:
- a CDS encoding MarR family winged helix-turn-helix transcriptional regulator — encoded protein: MEQDSKSNSEAPSGSTDWKSLHHHECVEQIDLLIRTAHLVRAALNNSFANLEINEVRYSALKVIDDICETGCSQSELARRLGQSESNICTLIERMEGDQLVIRRQSQQDRRKRVLQVTEQGARILEQVKAYHGLVSHRLLGPLNPDQRRQLTSILQALLKSASIQRSQRETVKTFQDVSSPYPYQGAPAA
- a CDS encoding sulfatase family protein: MKRTALIRRKTQHTLLALFPLFTLCLTLTEVRAESKPNVIVIYADDLGYGDLACFGHPTIKTPHLDQMAEEGMKLTQFYSAAPVCTPSRAALLTGRYPIRSGMCSDKRRVLFPNSGGGIPASEVTLAEALKDAGYKTACVGKWHLGHLPQFLPTSNGFDSYYGIPYSNDMDRVAEKKLGRSIFLEPKVKYWDVPLMRDTEVIERPADQTTITKRYTEAAVKFIKQNQKQPFYLYLAHSMPHVPLFRSKEFVDKSLRGLYGDVIEEIDWSVGQILQELKTQGLDQNTIVWFSSDNGPWLIFNQQGGSAGLLRDGKGSTWEGGMREPTLAWWPGHIPAGTVSQELGSTMDIFTTSIKLAGGKVPADRVIDGVDLTPVLMDSGKGPREEMVYYRGTKLMALRKGPWKAHFITKPAYGREPFQEHDPPVLYHLEHDPSEKYDIAKDHPDVIKELKAAAEKHQKTVKPVPSQLEIPLKKSS